A section of the Bacillus pumilus genome encodes:
- a CDS encoding ATP phosphoribosyltransferase regulatory subunit, translated as MFMFEKPYGMRDSLPGLYETKKKVRHSLTEVMNGWGYRLMETPTLEFYDTVGVQSAITDTQLFKLLDQNAQTLVLRPDMTGPIARVAASKLHEQAFPLRVGYAANVFRAQEREGGRPSEFEQVGIELIGDGSISADAEVIALVVFALKNAGLNSFKIAIGHVALAETLFVDVLGNTERANVLRRFLYEKNYVGYRQHVKQLPLSSIDKTRLLQLLELRGGREVTERAEEIVVSQEGKEVLAQLKSLWETLEDYGCTEYIRLDLSMVSHMSYYTGILFEVFADHVGSVIGSGGRYNQLLAHFDAPAPATGFGLRLDRLLEALDAKEINEPQEAVIFSKEQRLEAFAFAEKERSKGKKIVLQDLAGIENIDAMTKAFEQVTYFIGARKGEQNG; from the coding sequence ATGTTTATGTTTGAGAAACCGTATGGTATGCGGGATTCATTACCAGGATTGTATGAGACGAAGAAAAAAGTGAGACATTCCTTAACAGAGGTCATGAATGGTTGGGGTTACCGGTTGATGGAGACACCAACGCTTGAATTTTACGATACAGTCGGTGTTCAATCGGCGATTACAGATACACAGCTCTTTAAGCTTTTAGATCAGAACGCGCAAACCCTAGTACTCAGACCTGATATGACGGGACCTATTGCGAGAGTAGCGGCATCAAAGCTCCATGAACAGGCGTTTCCGCTTCGCGTTGGGTATGCGGCCAATGTGTTCCGGGCACAGGAAAGAGAAGGCGGAAGACCATCAGAATTTGAGCAGGTCGGAATCGAGTTGATTGGAGATGGTTCGATTAGTGCAGATGCTGAAGTGATCGCGCTTGTCGTATTCGCATTAAAAAATGCTGGGCTCAATTCCTTCAAAATCGCAATTGGGCATGTCGCTTTAGCAGAGACGTTATTTGTAGATGTGCTGGGAAATACAGAGCGTGCAAACGTCCTTCGCCGATTCTTATATGAAAAGAATTATGTAGGATACCGTCAGCATGTGAAGCAATTGCCACTCTCCTCCATCGATAAAACGAGGCTGTTACAGCTTTTAGAGTTAAGAGGAGGCCGGGAAGTCACGGAGCGGGCAGAGGAAATCGTCGTTTCACAAGAAGGAAAAGAGGTGCTCGCGCAGTTAAAGTCGCTTTGGGAGACACTTGAAGATTACGGCTGTACGGAATATATCCGTCTCGATTTAAGCATGGTGAGTCATATGAGCTACTACACGGGCATTTTGTTTGAAGTATTTGCTGATCATGTTGGGTCAGTCATCGGAAGTGGCGGCAGATATAACCAATTGCTTGCTCATTTTGATGCACCTGCACCGGCTACAGGGTTCGGACTTCGATTAGACCGTCTGCTTGAAGCGCTCGATGCAAAAGAAATCAATGAGCCGCAGGAGGCAGTGATTTTTAGTAAAGAACAAAGACTGGAAGCTTTTGCTTTTGCAGAAAAGGAGCGGTCAAAAGGGAAAAAGATCGTGCTGCAAGACCTAGCAGGGATTGAAAATATTGACGCGATGACAAAGGCATTTGAGCAGGTGACTTATTTTATCGGCGCTAGAAAGGGAGAGCAAAATGGGTAA
- the hisB gene encoding imidazoleglycerol-phosphate dehydratase HisB has protein sequence MRQAETERKTNETNISLALEIDGEGKADIQTDVPFMTHMLDLFTKHGHFNLTVDAKGDTDVDDHHTTEDIGIVLGQMFKEALGDKKGIKRYGSSFVPMDETLAQVVVDLSNRPHLEMRAAFPSQKVGTFDTELVHEFLWKFALEARINLHVIVHYGTNTHHMIEAIFKAMARALDEATTIDPRVKGIPSTKGML, from the coding sequence ATGAGACAGGCGGAAACAGAGAGAAAAACAAATGAAACGAATATTTCATTAGCGTTAGAGATTGATGGAGAAGGAAAAGCGGATATTCAAACAGATGTCCCTTTTATGACACACATGCTCGATCTATTCACGAAGCATGGACACTTTAATTTGACCGTCGATGCGAAAGGAGATACGGATGTTGATGATCACCACACAACAGAAGATATTGGCATCGTTCTTGGGCAAATGTTTAAGGAAGCGTTAGGTGATAAAAAAGGAATCAAGCGATATGGATCGAGTTTTGTTCCAATGGATGAAACGCTTGCTCAGGTCGTGGTTGATTTAAGCAATCGTCCTCATTTGGAAATGAGAGCGGCCTTCCCAAGTCAAAAGGTCGGTACATTTGATACAGAGCTCGTGCATGAATTTCTTTGGAAGTTTGCGTTAGAAGCCCGTATAAATCTTCATGTCATTGTTCACTACGGAACCAATACGCACCACATGATTGAAGCGATTTTTAAAGCGATGGCACGTGCTTTAGATGAAGCAACAACCATTGATCCACGTGTGAAAGGGATTCCTTCAACAAAGGGGATGCTCTAA
- a CDS encoding tetratricopeptide repeat protein — MSKYTSQNNHTQVVQLFQDGHYFFHKGLKAYRERNLSRASKLIQRAIVLEPENVEMLSQLAIIYTEMGHYQQSNELLDFILEHIDENMSECHYFKANNYANLGLFQEAYKSATAYASLEENGEFADENDDLLDLLDMSDEEDEDFPYDQDDLIVKQDQANHLLESGRLDEAIEMLEQMIVEYPEFWSAYNNLALAYFYSGQIHQAKEMLNRVLHENPGNLHALCNQLVFYHYEKEEEKVNTLAKQLTHVYPILSEQRYKLGATFALVGEFEWAFKWLYSLYKTGFQGDSTFLYWLASAAYYTGHKTLAQTVWDKMVEEDIDADEIKPWQDKPEETEPMVSIEERLTAYYVSKQKGERDVLQSVLDARAAKTAFEQQFIELLLYEGEMEERSFSEDAVFAKQAASSLEEAVQPDSHMPYFWLFHIIQQARASGVDKKNAPAWAAASYYVWMQEQEESISKKEIASSFQISVQTLSKYEQVICSLIE, encoded by the coding sequence GTGAGTAAATACACTTCTCAAAATAATCACACACAAGTGGTCCAGCTATTCCAAGATGGGCATTACTTTTTTCATAAAGGTCTAAAAGCTTATAGAGAAAGAAATCTATCTAGAGCAAGTAAGCTAATACAGCGGGCGATCGTACTTGAGCCTGAAAATGTAGAAATGCTGTCACAGCTAGCTATTATTTATACTGAAATGGGTCATTACCAACAATCAAATGAACTGCTTGATTTCATCCTTGAGCATATTGATGAAAATATGTCTGAGTGTCATTATTTTAAAGCCAATAATTATGCGAATCTAGGACTCTTTCAAGAGGCATATAAGTCAGCGACTGCTTATGCTTCATTAGAAGAGAACGGGGAATTTGCAGATGAAAATGATGACCTTCTCGATCTGCTCGATATGAGTGACGAAGAGGACGAAGATTTCCCTTACGATCAGGACGACCTGATTGTGAAGCAGGATCAAGCAAATCACTTGCTAGAAAGCGGCAGGCTTGATGAAGCCATTGAGATGCTGGAACAGATGATTGTCGAGTATCCAGAATTTTGGTCAGCGTATAATAATCTCGCATTGGCCTATTTTTATTCTGGTCAAATCCATCAGGCGAAAGAGATGCTGAACCGGGTTCTACATGAAAATCCGGGTAATCTGCATGCACTTTGCAACCAGCTAGTCTTCTATCATTATGAAAAAGAAGAAGAGAAGGTCAATACGTTAGCAAAGCAATTAACGCACGTGTATCCAATATTAAGTGAACAGCGTTATAAGCTTGGCGCAACATTTGCCCTAGTTGGAGAATTTGAATGGGCTTTTAAATGGCTTTATTCTTTGTATAAAACAGGCTTTCAAGGTGATAGTACATTTCTATATTGGCTCGCAAGCGCAGCTTATTATACAGGTCACAAAACACTTGCACAGACGGTTTGGGATAAGATGGTCGAAGAAGATATCGATGCAGATGAAATCAAGCCGTGGCAGGATAAACCTGAGGAGACTGAGCCGATGGTTTCCATTGAGGAGCGGCTGACGGCGTACTATGTAAGCAAACAAAAAGGAGAACGTGACGTTCTTCAATCTGTCCTTGATGCACGCGCAGCGAAAACAGCCTTCGAACAGCAATTCATTGAACTGCTCTTATACGAAGGTGAAATGGAAGAACGGTCTTTTTCAGAAGATGCGGTTTTTGCAAAACAGGCGGCATCCAGCTTGGAAGAAGCTGTTCAGCCTGACAGTCATATGCCTTATTTTTGGTTATTCCATATTATTCAGCAGGCACGTGCTTCTGGCGTAGATAAGAAAAATGCGCCTGCATGGGCAGCAGCATCTTATTATGTATGGATGCAGGAGCAAGAAGAGTCTATTAGCAAAAAAGAGATTGCATCCTCTTTTCAAATCAGTGTTCAAACACTGTCTAAATACGAACAAGTCATTTGCTCATTAATTGAATAA
- the hisD gene encoding histidinol dehydrogenase, giving the protein MNITYIKEGDTDTLSLKRTLDTGKEEQRLAVQRIIQEVRINGDPAVQSFTKQFDGVLLEDPLVTEEEMTKAFERMDPAMVQVIQTAIRNIRTYHERQLTSSWFYHQQDGSMLGQKVTPLDAVGVYVPGGTAAYPSSVLMNVIPALVAGVQRIVLVTPPGKDGCLSDAVLVAAKELGISEMYKMGGAQAIATLAYGTETIQPVDKITGPGNIYVALAKREVFGQVDIDMIAGPSEIAVLADDTAIAHEVAADLLSQAEHDALASSILVTPSKTLAENVQAEVQAQLDTLPRKSIATQSIKHHGRIYVTDSMDRAVDVVNQLAPEHLEVLTAYPESFLGQIKHAGAIFLGRYSPEPVGDYFAGPNHVLPTNGTARFSSPLGVTDFQKKTSIISYSQEAFETHRDSIAAFARLEGLEAHARSIESRKREESS; this is encoded by the coding sequence ATGAACATCACCTACATAAAAGAAGGTGACACAGACACACTCTCACTCAAACGGACTTTAGATACGGGCAAGGAAGAGCAGCGCTTGGCTGTTCAGCGGATTATACAAGAAGTGAGAATAAATGGCGATCCAGCGGTCCAGTCTTTTACAAAGCAATTTGATGGGGTGCTGCTTGAAGATCCGCTTGTCACAGAGGAGGAAATGACAAAAGCCTTCGAACGCATGGACCCAGCCATGGTTCAGGTGATCCAAACAGCTATCCGCAATATTCGCACATACCATGAGCGTCAGTTAACATCCTCGTGGTTTTATCATCAGCAAGATGGCTCGATGCTTGGACAAAAGGTGACACCGCTTGATGCAGTTGGTGTGTATGTCCCCGGCGGAACAGCTGCTTATCCATCATCTGTTCTAATGAATGTCATTCCGGCGCTTGTCGCTGGTGTTCAGCGAATTGTCCTTGTGACACCACCAGGGAAAGACGGTTGCCTATCTGATGCTGTACTCGTTGCTGCGAAGGAGCTCGGTATTTCTGAGATGTATAAAATGGGCGGTGCACAGGCGATTGCGACACTTGCCTATGGAACAGAAACCATTCAGCCTGTTGATAAAATTACAGGTCCAGGTAACATCTATGTCGCACTGGCAAAGCGGGAAGTATTTGGTCAGGTCGATATTGATATGATTGCGGGTCCAAGTGAAATTGCGGTTCTAGCAGACGACACGGCTATAGCACATGAGGTGGCGGCTGATTTACTTTCTCAGGCAGAGCATGATGCGCTAGCATCTAGTATTTTGGTCACCCCGTCTAAGACACTTGCGGAAAACGTGCAAGCTGAGGTGCAAGCGCAGCTAGACACCTTACCAAGAAAATCAATAGCCACACAATCCATAAAACATCATGGCCGTATATACGTGACGGATTCCATGGATCGTGCAGTAGACGTCGTCAATCAGTTAGCGCCAGAGCATTTAGAGGTGCTAACAGCCTATCCAGAATCATTTCTTGGTCAAATTAAGCATGCAGGGGCGATTTTTTTAGGGCGTTATAGCCCTGAGCCGGTAGGCGATTATTTTGCAGGACCGAATCACGTGCTGCCAACCAACGGAACAGCTAGATTTTCTAGCCCACTCGGTGTGACCGATTTTCAAAAGAAAACGAGCATTATTTCGTATAGTCAAGAAGCCTTTGAGACACACAGGGATAGCATTGCGGCTTTTGCCAGATTAGAAGGGCTCGAAGCGCATGCAAGATCGATTGAATCGAGAAAGCGGGAGGAATCGTCATGA
- the hisH gene encoding imidazole glycerol phosphate synthase subunit HisH produces MIGVIDYGMGNLFSVSKALARAGARYIVSADVEELKKADAYILPGVGSFRDAMQLLKQTGLEGFIHQVVQEGKLLFGICLGMQLLFEESEEAGRTKGLGLLKGRVVLLKDREQDGQRLKVPHMGWNELTFHQPSPLFDGVPEGFAYFVHSYYVRDMNPEEQLASADYGVQVPAIVGKGNVLGAQFHPEKSSTTGMALLKQFIQLANEQRVNK; encoded by the coding sequence ATGATCGGCGTCATTGATTACGGAATGGGAAATTTGTTTAGCGTATCAAAAGCACTGGCACGAGCAGGTGCCCGTTATATTGTCTCCGCTGATGTGGAGGAGCTCAAAAAGGCAGATGCTTATATTTTGCCTGGGGTCGGTTCGTTTCGTGATGCGATGCAGTTGTTAAAACAGACAGGACTTGAGGGATTTATCCACCAAGTCGTGCAGGAAGGAAAGCTGCTATTTGGCATTTGCCTTGGGATGCAACTTTTATTTGAAGAAAGTGAAGAGGCAGGACGTACGAAAGGGTTGGGACTGCTAAAAGGACGGGTCGTTCTTTTAAAGGATCGTGAACAAGATGGGCAAAGGCTGAAGGTGCCTCATATGGGGTGGAATGAGCTCACATTTCATCAGCCCTCCCCATTGTTTGACGGAGTACCAGAAGGATTTGCGTACTTTGTTCACTCTTATTATGTGAGGGATATGAATCCAGAAGAGCAATTAGCAAGCGCAGACTATGGCGTTCAAGTGCCAGCAATTGTCGGTAAGGGAAATGTGCTAGGCGCACAGTTTCACCCTGAAAAAAGCAGTACAACGGGCATGGCGCTGCTCAAACAATTTATTCAACTAGCAAACGAACAGAGGGTGAACAAATGA
- a CDS encoding PcsB-like coiled-coil domain-containing protein, with product MKKFITFGLASVIGASGLFIPFTHEANAQNFEQKKQELDSKQSEVNKNLQKKKDELSKLEAKQEALALKLKEIDEKALKTSDQIEEKQKENEQTKKEINALKKDIADTEKRIEDRNKFLKKRVRALQESGGSTKYIDVLLGAKSFSDFISRAGAVSTLINADSEIIKEQEKDKAELQKSENELNTKLEDVQKTLAKLETLQTDLNKQLDEKDKLFKQVKKQKGSASSQISELNSEANSIASEKDATIAAQKQAEKEAREAAQKAKEEKVQRQQQRQASVQAEDNSSTNDSSPSSNNSNSGSSNNNNNNSNSSSPSKKPSTGGGSPVSSNVGGIEGAISTGSTIVGQSPYKWAGGRSQADIDARRFDCSSFVRWAFASAGINLGPVGGTTTDTLVGKGRAVSASDMKRGDLVFFDTYKVNGHVGIYLGNGTFLNDNSSRGVSVDSMSNVYWKKAFNGVVRRVVE from the coding sequence GTGAAAAAGTTTATTACTTTCGGTTTAGCTTCGGTGATCGGAGCGAGCGGTTTATTTATCCCATTTACTCATGAAGCAAACGCACAGAACTTTGAACAAAAGAAACAAGAACTGGACAGCAAGCAATCTGAGGTTAACAAAAACCTTCAAAAGAAAAAAGATGAGCTTTCAAAGCTTGAAGCAAAACAAGAGGCACTTGCACTAAAGCTAAAAGAAATTGACGAGAAAGCTTTAAAAACAAGTGATCAAATTGAAGAAAAACAAAAAGAAAATGAACAAACGAAAAAAGAAATCAACGCACTGAAAAAAGACATTGCTGATACTGAAAAACGTATTGAAGATAGAAACAAATTCTTGAAAAAGCGTGTACGTGCGCTTCAAGAAAGCGGCGGTTCTACGAAATACATAGATGTATTACTAGGAGCAAAAAGCTTTAGCGATTTCATCAGTCGTGCAGGTGCAGTGTCTACACTGATCAATGCAGACAGCGAAATCATTAAAGAGCAAGAAAAAGACAAAGCTGAGCTTCAAAAGTCTGAAAACGAATTAAACACAAAGCTTGAAGATGTTCAAAAGACACTTGCAAAGCTTGAAACACTTCAAACTGACTTGAATAAACAGCTTGATGAAAAAGACAAGCTATTCAAGCAAGTGAAAAAGCAAAAAGGAAGTGCTTCTTCTCAAATCAGCGAGTTAAACAGTGAGGCTAACAGCATTGCATCTGAAAAAGACGCAACAATCGCTGCTCAAAAACAAGCTGAAAAAGAAGCGAGAGAAGCAGCTCAAAAAGCAAAAGAAGAAAAAGTACAAAGACAACAGCAGCGTCAAGCTAGTGTTCAAGCAGAAGACAATAGCTCAACTAACGACAGCAGCCCGTCTTCAAATAACAGTAACAGTGGATCTTCAAACAACAACAATAATAACAGCAACAGCAGTTCACCAAGCAAGAAGCCATCTACTGGCGGTGGATCACCTGTCAGCAGTAACGTAGGCGGAATCGAAGGGGCGATCAGCACAGGTTCTACTATTGTTGGACAATCTCCATATAAATGGGCTGGCGGCAGATCACAAGCTGATATTGACGCACGTCGTTTTGACTGTTCTTCATTCGTTCGCTGGGCATTTGCATCAGCAGGCATCAACCTTGGACCAGTTGGCGGTACAACAACAGATACGCTTGTAGGTAAAGGAAGAGCTGTAAGTGCATCTGACATGAAACGCGGAGACCTTGTGTTCTTTGATACGTATAAAGTAAATGGACACGTTGGTATTTACTTAGGAAACGGTACATTCTTGAACGATAACAGCTCTCGCGGTGTTTCAGTTGACTCTATGAGCAATGTTTACTGGAAAAAAGCTTTCAATGGCGTTGTAAGAAGAGTCGTTGAATAA
- the hisF gene encoding imidazole glycerol phosphate synthase subunit HisF → MMTKRIIPCLDVKEGRVVKGVQFLGLKDAGDPVELAQIYDEEGADELVFLDISASHEGRKTMVDVVKQVASTLAIPFTVGGGINHLDDMKRILRAGADKVSVNTAAVLRPELISEGADFFGSQCIVVAIDAKYVEEKKAYMVYTHGGRRQTDIEVSDWAKEAVLRGAGEILLTSMDADGEKKGFDHRLTKLVSEAVTVPVIASGGAGNAQHMLEAFTKGEADAALAASIFHYKETSIQEVKTYLKEHGVKVR, encoded by the coding sequence ATGATGACAAAACGAATCATCCCATGTCTCGATGTGAAGGAAGGGCGTGTGGTCAAAGGGGTGCAATTCCTCGGTTTAAAGGATGCTGGTGATCCGGTAGAATTAGCGCAGATATATGATGAGGAAGGGGCGGATGAACTCGTCTTTCTTGATATTTCTGCCTCTCATGAAGGCCGGAAAACGATGGTGGATGTGGTCAAGCAAGTGGCGTCCACTCTTGCCATCCCTTTTACGGTAGGCGGTGGAATTAACCACCTTGATGATATGAAGCGCATATTAAGAGCGGGTGCAGACAAAGTATCTGTGAACACAGCGGCAGTTTTAAGACCAGAATTGATTTCAGAAGGTGCCGATTTTTTTGGTTCCCAGTGCATCGTCGTCGCAATAGATGCAAAGTACGTTGAAGAGAAAAAAGCGTACATGGTTTATACACACGGAGGGCGTCGTCAAACGGATATAGAGGTAAGCGATTGGGCAAAAGAAGCCGTGCTGAGGGGGGCAGGAGAGATCTTGCTCACAAGTATGGATGCCGACGGTGAGAAAAAGGGCTTTGATCATCGATTAACAAAGCTTGTGTCAGAAGCTGTCACTGTGCCTGTCATTGCTTCAGGAGGCGCTGGCAATGCTCAGCATATGCTGGAGGCATTTACAAAAGGAGAAGCGGATGCAGCTTTAGCAGCCTCCATTTTTCATTATAAAGAGACTTCAATTCAAGAGGTAAAGACATACTTGAAAGAACACGGGGTGAAGGTCAGATGA
- the hisA gene encoding 1-(5-phosphoribosyl)-5-[(5-phosphoribosylamino)methylideneamino]imidazole-4-carboxamide isomerase, which translates to MSEFTLYPAIDMRNGKCVRLVQGDYDQETIYGDSPLDMATRFANEGAKWIHLVDLDGAKAGNRVNHEHVLAIASSLDVKVQIGGGIRTEEDVAFYINNGVARVILGSSAVSNPAFVKKMLAQYGEKIAIGIDARNGFVSTEGWLETSKVKAEDLGKELAKEGAEVFIFTDIQMDGMLAGPNVESTVRLAEATGKQVIASGGISSVADLQKLSAQKQTGVSGAIIGKALYTERFTLAEAIEGLDRV; encoded by the coding sequence ATGAGTGAATTTACATTGTATCCAGCGATTGATATGAGGAATGGCAAATGTGTACGGCTCGTGCAAGGAGATTATGATCAAGAAACCATTTATGGAGATTCACCGCTCGATATGGCGACGCGATTTGCAAATGAAGGAGCAAAGTGGATTCATCTCGTTGACCTAGATGGTGCGAAGGCGGGGAATCGCGTCAATCATGAGCATGTGCTGGCAATTGCTTCATCCTTAGATGTAAAAGTACAAATTGGTGGCGGTATTCGGACAGAAGAAGACGTTGCCTTTTATATAAACAATGGCGTAGCTCGGGTCATCCTTGGCAGCTCGGCTGTTTCTAACCCTGCTTTTGTGAAAAAAATGCTTGCGCAATATGGGGAGAAAATAGCGATTGGCATTGATGCGAGAAATGGATTCGTATCGACTGAGGGGTGGCTTGAAACGTCGAAAGTGAAGGCAGAGGATCTCGGCAAAGAATTGGCAAAGGAAGGCGCAGAGGTCTTTATTTTCACAGATATTCAAATGGACGGCATGCTGGCGGGTCCCAATGTGGAAAGTACAGTTCGCTTAGCAGAAGCGACTGGCAAACAAGTCATTGCTTCAGGTGGTATCAGTTCGGTAGCTGATCTTCAAAAGCTGTCAGCACAAAAGCAGACAGGCGTTTCTGGTGCGATCATTGGAAAGGCACTTTATACGGAGCGGTTTACTTTAGCAGAAGCAATTGAAGGGCTTGACCGCGTATGA
- the hisG gene encoding ATP phosphoribosyltransferase, giving the protein MGKVLTMAMPKGRIFEEAAGLLRQAGYQLPEEFEDSRKLIIDVPEESLRFILAKPMDVTTYVEHGVADVGIAGKDVMLEEARDVYEVLDLNISKCHLAVAGLPGASWGGVAPRVATKYPNVASSYFREQGEQVEIIKLNGSIELAPLIGLADRIVDIVSTGQTLKENGLVETEHICDITSRFIVNPVSYRMKDAVIDEMAQRLARIIEGEETS; this is encoded by the coding sequence ATGGGTAAAGTGTTGACGATGGCGATGCCAAAGGGCCGAATATTTGAAGAGGCTGCAGGGCTGTTAAGGCAGGCGGGTTATCAACTGCCAGAGGAATTCGAGGATTCAAGAAAGTTAATCATTGATGTACCGGAAGAAAGCCTCCGCTTTATTTTAGCGAAACCAATGGATGTGACGACTTATGTAGAGCACGGTGTAGCCGATGTGGGCATTGCAGGAAAGGATGTCATGCTCGAAGAAGCTCGTGATGTGTACGAGGTGCTTGATTTAAACATCAGTAAATGCCATTTAGCAGTTGCTGGATTGCCAGGAGCCAGCTGGGGTGGTGTTGCGCCGCGTGTCGCCACAAAGTACCCAAATGTCGCATCTTCCTATTTTAGAGAACAAGGGGAGCAAGTAGAAATCATTAAGCTGAATGGTTCCATTGAATTAGCACCGCTCATCGGACTCGCCGATCGTATTGTTGATATTGTCTCTACAGGTCAAACACTTAAGGAAAACGGTCTTGTTGAAACGGAGCATATTTGTGATATTACGTCACGGTTTATAGTCAATCCTGTGAGCTATCGGATGAAGGATGCGGTGATTGATGAAATGGCGCAACGCCTTGCAAGAATCATTGAAGGGGAGGAAACATCATGA
- the trxB gene encoding thioredoxin-disulfide reductase encodes MSEEKIYDTIIIGAGPAGMTAAVYTSRGNLSTLMIERGIPGGQMANTEDVENYPGFESILGPELSNKMFDHAKKFGAEYAYGDIKEIVDGEEYKIVKAGSKEYKGRSVIISAGAEYKKIGAPGEKELGGRGVSYCAVCDGAFFKNKELVVIGGGDSAVEEGVYLTRFASKVTIVHRRDKLRAQSILQARAFDNEKIDFMWNKTVKQINEENGKVGSVTLIDTVTGEEEDFKTDGVFIYIGMLPLSKPFENLGITNEEGYIETNERMETRVEGIFAAGDIREKTLRQIVTATGDGSIAAQSAQHYVEELAEKLKAAK; translated from the coding sequence GTGTCAGAAGAAAAAATCTACGATACGATCATCATTGGAGCGGGACCTGCCGGAATGACAGCCGCTGTTTATACATCACGTGGAAATCTTTCAACATTGATGATTGAAAGAGGGATTCCAGGCGGTCAAATGGCTAATACGGAAGATGTCGAGAACTATCCTGGCTTTGAAAGCATTTTAGGGCCAGAACTTTCAAATAAAATGTTTGACCATGCGAAGAAATTCGGTGCTGAGTATGCATATGGCGATATCAAAGAAATCGTCGACGGTGAAGAGTACAAAATCGTCAAAGCCGGTTCAAAAGAATACAAAGGACGCTCTGTCATTATTTCAGCAGGTGCGGAATACAAAAAAATCGGTGCACCAGGTGAAAAAGAACTTGGCGGACGAGGCGTCTCTTACTGTGCAGTATGTGACGGTGCTTTCTTCAAAAACAAAGAGCTCGTCGTCATTGGTGGAGGAGACTCTGCGGTAGAAGAGGGTGTGTACCTCACACGCTTTGCGTCAAAAGTAACAATCGTTCATAGACGCGATAAGCTTCGTGCCCAAAGCATTTTACAAGCGCGTGCTTTTGATAATGAAAAAATCGACTTCATGTGGAACAAAACCGTTAAACAGATTAATGAAGAGAACGGTAAAGTCGGCAGTGTAACCTTGATTGATACGGTGACTGGTGAAGAAGAAGACTTTAAAACAGACGGGGTCTTTATCTATATTGGGATGCTTCCATTATCTAAACCATTTGAAAATCTCGGCATTACAAATGAAGAAGGATATATCGAGACAAACGAAAGAATGGAAACAAGAGTGGAAGGTATTTTCGCCGCTGGTGACATTCGTGAAAAAACACTTCGTCAAATTGTGACAGCAACAGGTGACGGAAGTATTGCCGCACAAAGCGCTCAGCATTATGTAGAAGAGCTTGCTGAAAAGCTGAAAGCAGCGAAATAA
- the hisIE gene encoding bifunctional phosphoribosyl-AMP cyclohydrolase/phosphoribosyl-ATP diphosphatase HisIE, translating into MKQANELSFNEAGLIPAIVQDAQSKEVLTLAYMNQESYEKTIETGETWFYSRSRNELWHKGATSGHTQRVTSIRYDCDKDALLVLVTPSGPACHTGSYSCFSEEGEKRQTEEQDRFSILNELEQVIAKRQAEMPEGAYTTYLFEKGVDKILKKVGEEASEVIIAAKNRDQEELKWETADLLYHLLVLLCEQQLPLDDVLKVLKKRHQGE; encoded by the coding sequence ATGAAACAGGCAAACGAATTATCCTTTAATGAGGCAGGCTTGATACCTGCGATTGTACAGGATGCTCAAAGTAAGGAAGTCTTGACATTGGCGTATATGAATCAAGAATCCTATGAAAAAACAATAGAGACAGGGGAAACATGGTTTTACAGCCGGTCAAGAAACGAGCTTTGGCACAAAGGCGCCACATCTGGACATACTCAGCGCGTCACATCCATTCGATATGACTGTGACAAGGATGCGCTGCTTGTTCTTGTCACACCAAGTGGACCAGCGTGCCATACTGGTAGTTATAGCTGCTTTTCGGAAGAAGGCGAGAAACGTCAAACGGAAGAGCAGGATCGTTTTTCGATTTTAAATGAACTTGAACAGGTGATTGCGAAACGTCAGGCTGAAATGCCAGAAGGCGCTTATACAACCTATCTATTTGAAAAAGGGGTCGATAAAATCCTGAAAAAGGTAGGGGAAGAAGCGTCAGAGGTCATCATTGCTGCGAAAAACCGGGATCAAGAAGAATTGAAATGGGAAACAGCCGATCTTCTGTATCACCTGCTTGTGTTATTGTGTGAACAGCAATTGCCTCTTGATGATGTTTTAAAAGTATTAAAAAAACGTCATCAAGGTGAGTGA